The Mangrovibacterium diazotrophicum DNA window AAAAGAGTTCCTGAACTTTTGGCAAGAGCAATACCCGCAAAGTAACGCCTGGGTGAAATACAGTCAGAAGCTTTCCAATTAATTCAACAATACAGAAAACAGAAGCCACATGTTCAAAAATCTAATTTATCAAATCCACCTGTACCTGGGAATCGCCAGCTCTATCATCATGATCGTTTTGTGTCTGACGGGAACCATTCTTGTTTTCGAAGAAGAGTTTATCGATGCGTTCGATCAATCCTACCGCGTTTCGCAAAACGAAGGGAGCAACAGGTTGACGCTGGATGAAAAGATTGCCAAAGTAGAAGCGTCGACCGGGAAGACGGTGAGCGGCATGATGATTTACCCCGAACCAGAAAAGAACCACACTTTTGTGTTGTCTGCATCGGGCACCGGAACCCCCGAAGGCGGACACGCCCGCCCGCAGCAGGTGTGGATTGATTCGTACACCGGCGATTTGGTTGCCAAACCGGAAACCGGAACGGCAGACGGCTTCTTCCACTGGGTGATGCAACTGCACCGCTGGCTTTTGCTCGACAAAAAAGTGGGCCGTCCAATAACAGGTGCAGCCACGGTCATCTTCCTGATATTGTCGATAACCGGGCTTATTTTATACGCTCCGGCCAAACTTTCAAGATGGTTGAAACGAGGCAGCTGGTTCCCAATAATTGGGTTAAAAAAGGCGGGGAATACCAACCTGATTCTCCATAAAAACTACGGTTGGTATGCGCTTTTGCCACTTTTACTGATGGGCTTTTCTGCTTTAATCTGGTCGTACCCGGGCTACTATTCCGCCCTGGAGAAATTGCTCGGCGACCAATTGGGGAAACAACGATTCGACAAAACCATCCCATTGAATTATCAAGCCGATAGCCTGGCTCAGCGCTTGTCCATCGAAGAATTGATTGCCGACGCAGATGAAGCACTCCCCTATCAAACAAAGATTTATCGAATCGACCTCCCCAAAACGAAGGATGAGAGCATCATGATCCGGAAAAAAAGTGCAGCGTTCGTGGCCTACGATGCCGCCGACAAAATCCAGATCGATCCCTACAATGGAGAAATACTTTCAGTTGATGAGTTTAAAAACTGGAGTTTCCGACAGAAAGTGGCGGCATTGATCCGGACAATTCACATCGGATCTTTCATCGGCCTCACGTCGAAAATCATTTATTTCCTCGCCGCATTGATCGCCACATCCCTTCCCGTTACCGGCCTACTGCTGTGGTTTAAGAAACTTCGTTCTAAAAAGAAACGCAGACAAGTGCAACTCGTTTAAACATGACGCCAACGTTAAATAAGCCATCGCAACGAATATCGAAATTTCTAAATAACTGAATGTTTTCGGTAAGTTTGAGAACAATTTCCCGGTTGGAACATTTATAGATTACAAAAGAGGATTTGAAATGACAGACTTTCTATTGAAATACATTAACGAGCTGGTTTACCTGATGAATGAAATGGCGCCCTGGCTTTTGCTCGGGCTTGTTTTCGCAGGATTGCTCAAAGTGTTTTTTCCGCAGGACAAAGTTCAAAAGTACATGGGAAAGTCGAACACGAAATCGGCTGTTAACGCGTCGATTCTGGGAATCCCTATGCCCTTGTGCAGCTGCGGGGTCATCCCTACCGGAATCTCGTTTTTTCGGAACGGAGCCTCTAAAGGTGCAACCAACTCATTTCTGATTTCAACGCCGCAAACCGGAGTTGATTCAATATTCGCCACCTACTCGATGCTGGGTTGGCCTTTCGCGGTTCTGCGCCCGATTGTCGCTTTTGTAACCGGTATTGCCGGTGGTATTCTGACCAACTGGCTGGTGAAAGAAAAACCGGCTCCCAAAGTGGCGCCGAAACCTGCTTTTGCGGGCTTTGCCATGGCTGCACAGCCTACCAAACCGGCAACCGGAAGCTTGCTGACGGTAGCACCTCAGGTTCAATCCAAGTCAACAAATGGTGCTACCTGCAACGACACCTCCTGTGGTTGTCACAGCGAGCCACCAAAAGGAAATGCTTTTGTGCAGGCAACGCACTACGCTTTTATCGAATTGTTGCAGGATATTGCCAAATGGCTGATCATCGGCTTCCTGATTGCAGCATTGATTTCGGTTATTCTTCCAGACGACTTTTTCAGTCGGTTTCATGGGCTCGGGTTTCTGGAAATCCTCGTGATTTTGGCAGCTTCAGTTCCAATCTATATTTGTGCAACCGGGTCAATTCCGATCGCCGCCGTGTTGTTGCTGAAAGGTGTTTCGCCCGGTGCAGCGCTGGTATTCCTCATGGCTGGCCCGGCAACCAATGTGGCTACGATCTCGGTTATCGGCAACACGATGGGGCGCAAATCCCTGCTGGTTTATTTGGGAACAATCATCGGCGGGGCCATTATCTTTGGCATGTTGACGAATTGGTTGATTCCAGCCGATTTCATTCTAAGCAAAGTCATGCATATTCACAACGGCGAGCACGAAATGCTTCCGATGTGGGTGCAAATCGGTTCGTCTATCGTGCTGATCGGTTCGCTTATTTTTGGCTACTTTTACCAGCGTTACGAAAAAACAAATCAAAAAGCCACCGCTATGGACTTCAAAACATTAAAAATCGAAGGCATGACTTGCTCACACTGCGAAGCAAGCGTTACCCGCAACCTGATGAAACTGGACGGAATCGACGAAGTGATTGCCGACAAAAATACGTCGGAGGTAAAAGTATCGGGTAAGAAAATCGATTTGAAAGCAATTGAAAAAGTAGTCGACGAAATTGGCTACCACTACAAAGGCGAAATTTAATGCAATTCATTCAACTTGGTTTAATTATTCTTAGCCTGGTTCCAACCTTGGCCACGTTACTGCTCGCCTACCAAATCATGCGGGCAGGTTTTAGTGCATTGGGAAAACCGAGCATCAACAGCGCTCTTTTCTATTATTCAAAATCGGTTGTTGCGCTCGTATTTGCCTTATTAATCATCGTATCCTTTTTCCCGGGGTTCTTTCTGGCAATGCCTCTTCTGATTCAGAATGACATTGCCGCCGTTCAAAAACTGATGAGTATGATCTTCCTTTTCGCCGGAAACATTTTACTGCTGCCAGCTTACTACACCATGGGAATTTTCACGCGCGTTGGCTTACCAACAAGCGAGCATGTATTGCAAACAGAAGGTGTTTACCGGGTCACCCGAAACCCCATGTACACCAGTTTCTTTTTCTTCTTTGCGGCCGGTTTCCTGTTGATTCCTTCAATTTTACTGGCGGTATTGATGTTGGTTGCTCTCATTCTTCATCATCGTATCATTAAAAAAGAAGAAGTTTATTTGAAATCCGCTTTTGGAGAAGTCTATCTGGATTATAAATCACAAGTCGCGCGCTATTTATAATATTCTCTACTTCCTTCATCAAGGGAAATCGATTTGAATAATAGGAGCCGGGAATTCCAATTGCCGACCGTCAAAATGAACTTGCGACCGGCGAGGCGGAACCCGCTGTACCCGGATTAAGATTTGAACACCGTTTGAATCCGACTTTTCGTCTTTATGAAATCCAGCGGATTTTCACATTTGTAGCTATCACCCCCCCTCGTAGTACTATGCGACTCCTACGATGTCGTTTAAAAAGGTATTTCTGCTCTATAAACATCCGATGCCAGCAGTTTTCGGTGTCCGCAACGGTTAATCAGCGAGAACAGCTTAAACAACTCAAATCACTTCAAAATTTTTGTCGAATTTCTTTACCCCAAATAAGAAAGTCCCGACCAATGGCCAGGACTTTCAGGAGATTACGTTGTAAATTAAACTAAACTATGGTGAAAAAGTAAAAATGTCGTTAGTTTGCCTGTGCTTTGAAATTCGCGAGTCCTTCGTCCAGGAACTTCACAAAGTTATCCGCATTTAGGTCGTAAGCTTTAGGCTCAGTTAATTCCTTGCCTGCATGATCCAGTAATACGTAGTAAGGCTGTGCATTCACACCAAAACGCGTAATCTGGAAGTCGGCATACTTCTTACCGATCGTTTTCTTAACACGACCATCGTAGCTTGAAGTCACCCACTCGCCTTCGGGCAATTCCTTTTTATCGTCTACATAAAGTGCAATAATCACGTAGTCATTCATCATGCGTTGAAGCACGCGCGGATCCGACCACACATTGGCTTCCATTTCTCGGCAATTTACACAGCCGTGCCCGGTGAAATCGATGAACACGGGTTTGTTCACTTTCTTGGCATAAGCCATCCCTTCTTCGTAATCGAAGAAACCTTCCAGACCGTGTGGCAAATGCAGGAATTCACGGTATTTGGGTTTCACGTCAAGGCCAGTCACTTTTCCATTGCCGGCACCCCCACTCAACTTAATTTCTTCGCGAACAACCGTGCGCAAATCAAAATCGTGCGTCGACATTGGCGGCATATAACCGGAAATAGCTTTCAGTGGTGCACCGAACATACCCGGGATCAGGTAAATGACGAAAGCAAAAGACGCGATCGACAACATTAGTCGGGGAACCGTAACGTGTTTCACATCGCTATCGTGCGAGAATTTCAATTTACCCAGTAAGTAAAAACCGAGCAAAGTGAAAATAACGATCCAGATCGCCAGGTACACCTCGCGGTCCAAAATACCCCAGTGGTAAGTTTGATCGGCAACGCTCAGGAATTTCAAGCCCAAGGCCAATTCCAGGAAACCCAATACTACTTTCACCGAATTCAACCAACCGCCTGATTTGGGCAGACTGTTCAACCAACCCGGGAAAAGCGCGAATAAAGTAAACGGTAAAGCGAAGGCCATCGAGAATCCAAACATTCCAACAATCGGCTTCAACACGGCACCACCTGCCGACTGCACTAAAATAGCACCAACAATTGGCCCGGTACACGAGAATGACACCAACACCAACGTCAAGGCCATGAAAAAGGAGCCCATAAAACCGCCTTTATCAACCTGACTATCCGATTTGTTTACCAACCAACTTGGCAATACAATCTCGAACATTCCGAAGAATGAAAAAGCGAAAATCATAAACACCAGGAAGAAGATAATATTCGGAATCCAGTGTGTACTCAACCAGTTTGCGATGTCAGGTCCAAAGATCAGCGCAACGACTGTTCCAACGATGGTATAAATTGCGATGATAGATATTCCGTAGAAAATCGCGTACATGCGCGACTTGGCTTTTGTGTCGCCACTATGCATGAAAAACGAAACCGTCATCGGGATCATTGGGAACACACAGGGCGTAAGGATGGCTGCCAAGCCGGCTAAAAAAGAAAAGAACAAGAACATCCAGAGATTTTCGGCTGATCCTTCTTTTCCTTTATCAGTTAAAACTTTGCCTTCAGCAGCAGGAGTAGATTCTACTTTCTCTGCAATATCAATTGTTGACGCCACTGCGCCTGCAGCACTATCATCTGTTGTTTCAGTTACCGCTTCTGACACTTCCCCTGAAGTGGTTTCGACAACTTCAGTTACTTCCTTTTTTTTTTCGGGAACCGCAGTTTCCTTTACAGCTGGTTTTGCTGCTTCCTTTTCGGTAGCGGTGTATGCTTTTGTTTTAAAACTGAAATCAACTTCGGTTGGCGGCAGACAGGTTTCGTCGTTACAGCACATGAACTCCAGGTAACCGTCAATCGTTACCGGCTCGGTTGTTTTCAATTTTACAACTTGAATAAATTCCGCTTTTTTTCCGAAATACCGCAACTCCATTTGGAAGGTATCATCGAACTTATCGATCGGCGCGGGATTAGTTGTCATTTTACCAACAAACTCAATTTGCGAATTGTCATTAAAATGAAACGAGGTTGGAACAGGTCCACCTTCCGGCAATTGGGTGTCATAAAGATGCCATCCCTCATCGATTGTGGCTTTGAAAATTAATTGAACCTCGTCACCATTCTGTTTCGAGTCGAACGACCACTTCACGGGTTCCTGAATTTGGGCGAAAGATTGCAGCGCAATCAACGCTAGCAAAATTAAAGCTGAAAATTTCTTCATAATTGACGTTAAAGTATTTCGTAGAAATCAAAAATTCGAACTCTATGTGAGCGTAAACATTACTTCCTCACATTCCACAGCTCAAAAGTAAATGCTCTGCGACTAATCGTCAATTATACAAGGTTCCAAAACTGGCTGGAAAAGGTTGAAAAAGGGTCTAGACCCTTTTAATTTAGTTTATTTCTGGCTGTTAAAAAGGAGGATAGCCTCTTTGCGGTTCGCCACGCCAAGTCGTTTGTAGAGGTTGTTTATATGCGTTTTTACGGTACTCAGCTCGATAAAAAGATCGGCTGCAATCTCCTTATTCGTTTTGCCGGCAGCAAGACTTTCCCAAATCTTGCGTTCTTTCTCGGTTAACAACTGGCCATAGTCAATCTTCTCCTCTACTTCTTTCCGACTTTTTAGTTTCCAGATCCAAAGCAGCAAAGCTATAATTAAAATAGACTGCCCCCAGATAATCCAGGTTCGCCAGGGTTTCGTAATTTTCGGAATTTCGCAGACCAAATCCCGATAGCCAACCAAGCTGTTCAGCAAATCGTCATAGGCGGCGGTATACAACGCTTTCGGATATGCGGCTTTCATGCGCTCCTGAAAATCGAAGTAGAAATTCGCATTACGTAAAAAGTCAGTTTCCCGATCATCGATATGGTACACGGCAAACAATCCAACCATTGGATCCTCGCACTTCACTACAAAATCACGAATACTACGATTCAAACTCTGACTCTGAAAATCGCGTTTCGCGATGGTGTTGATCTCGTTGAGCTTAATCCTCTTCTGAAAATACGATTGTTCAAAATCGGACAAAATCGTATTGGCCTCCGAACCTTCAATCTTAACATGATCAAACAGCTCCCCTCCACCTGTATCTGTAACCATCAACTGTGTGGAATTATCCAATAACAAGTGAATGAAGTTACGTTGGTAATCGTTTGTGAATTCAATAGCCAATGAATTATTCCGGACAAAATACAGGCGGTAGAAGCGAGGATCTTCAGGCAAATCGTTTCCGGAAAGGGTGAAATTACCATCCGGATCAACAAAGGCTTCATTGATGACAAAATCGGGAGAAGCAACAAAGAGATTTTCCGGCGATTGTATTGATGCAAGGTAAACACGGGGCTGCCAATCCTCCGACAGCTTCACTTGCCCCTTCAGTTCATAAGCGTGTACCGACTGAATGGACAGTAATAAAAATGGTAGTAAAAACAGAAATTTCTGCATAAATCGAGTTCTAGACCCCCTAAAAATAGCAAATCCCGAGTACATTAACCCGGGATTTACAATTATTTAGAGTATTATTTCCTCCATGTTCTCGTCGAAAAACTGGTAATCGAGAAAACTCAAGGAGTTTACTTCTTCTACTGCGACTTTGCGCATAAATTTCAAAGCCCACTTCCGACGCTGTGACATAAATCCACGTGTCAGGTAAGCTGCAACATAAGGATGAACTTTAATAGTCAACTTCCGCTTATTCAAATCTTTGAAAATGTAATTGACCTTGTTGTCCAGTTCATCAGTAAAGAGAATCGTCGGCGTCACTTTCCCGGTGCCCTTACATGCCGGACAAACCTCTGCGGTTTCCACATGTTCCTCAGGGCGAACCCGTTGGCGGGTGATCTGCATCAAACAAAACTTGCTCAGTGGCAAAATGTTGTGTTTTGTTCGATCGACATCCATCGCCTCCTTCATGCGTTCAAAAACCTTTTGTCGGTTTTCGGAATTATGCATATCGATGAAATCGATAACGATAATTCCCCCCATGTCTCTAAGCCTCAATTGTCGTGCTATTTCTTCGGCAGCGGCCAGGTTCACTTCCAGTGCGTTCGTTTCCTGATCCACACCGGCTTTCGACCGGTTTCCGCTGTTTACATCGATCACGTGGAAAGCCTCCGTGTGTTCGACGATTAAATACGCCCCGTTTTTAAACGAAACGGTCTTTCCGAAAGACGACTTAATTTGTTTCTCAACCCCAAAATGCTCAAAAATTGGTTGTCCGCCTTTGTAAAGCTTCACAATCTTTTTCTTTTCCGGGTCAATAGTACCAAGGTACTCTGCAATGTCTTCGGCGACTTCAGCATCGTTAACAATGATGCTATTGAAGTTTGGGTTGTAAATATCTCGAAGTAGAGCCGTTGTCCGATCCATTTCCCCAACGATCAGCGAGGGTGCTGACGCCTTCTTTAATTTTTGGAAGATGGTTTCAAATTTTGCCACCAGTTTCTTCAGCTCCTGGTCTAGTTCGGCAACCCGTTTCCCTTCGGAAACAGTTCGGATAATGACTCCATATTTCTTCGGCTTAATGCTTTGAATCAGCTTCTTCAGCCTGTTTTTTTCTTCGGTTGAGCTAATTTTCTGCGAAACACTAACTTTTTCGCTAAATGGCATCAACACTAAATTTCTTCCCGCTACCGATAGTTCGGAAGTTAAACGGGGGCCTTTGGTTGAAATTGGCTCTTTGGCAATTTGCACCAAAATGTTCTGGCCTGCTTTTAACACTTCCGTAATTTTGCCCTCTTTATTAATATCGGGCTCGGAGTGAATCTTTGATACCGAAGAAATACGGTTCTTTTTCGAACCGGCAATTTTCATAAACTTGTTTAAGGTTGAAAATTGCGGGCCCATGTCGAGATAATGCAAAAATGCATCTTTTTCGTACCCAACGTCGATGAATGCAGCGTTCAAGCTCGGCATAATTTTCTTGACTCGACCTAAATAGATATCGCCAACTGCAAATTTTGCTCCGCTTCTTTCCCTTGATAGTTCAACTAAGCGTTTGTTTTCTAATAAGGCAATAACGACTTCTGAGGCAGTGACATCAATAATCAGATCGCTACTCACAACGTTACTTAATTTGATAAATTTTTAAGCGTATAAAATACGACTTGTAAAACGGATTAAACCTAAAGCACCCTGTACTTTAGGTTTAACCAACAGCTCATAAGTTTTACCTAAAATAAAACTTATTTTTTCTTCTTATGTCTGTTTTTACGTAGTCTTTTTTTACGCTTGTGCGTAGACATCTTGTGTCTTTTTCTTTTTTTTCCGCTTGGCATAATTCTTATTTTTTAACTTGGTCTTTAACTTGAGATACGAACGTTTTAGCCGGTTTGAAACTTGGGATAAAATGCTCAGGAATAATGATTGTTGTATTTTTTGAAATATTGCGTGCAGTCTTCTCAGCTCTCTTTTTTACGATGAAGCTTCCAAATCCGCGCAAATACACGTTTCTTCCCTCTGTCAATGAATCCTTTACAGTTTCCATGAAAGCTTCAACAGCTTTTTGCACCGTTACTTTTTCGATGCCAGTGTTCTTGCTAATTTCGTTAACAATATCTGCTTTAGTCATCTCTAAAATTATTTAGTTTTCAATAAATTATAAAATCGTGTCAAATGGTGTGCAAAAATAAAAATTATTTGAGAACTAGAAACATATGAAATGAATTATTTTTGCAATTCACGTAGATTCTAAATAGTTATGGTGTATTTCGAGGGGTTCGGACAGATTATTCAACAATGGTACAAACAATTCAAACGGCATCTTCCCTGGCGTGAAACATCTGATCCCTACCTGATATGGCTGTCGGAAATTATTCTCCAGCAAACCCGCATTGATCAAGGATTGGCGTACTTTAACCGGTTCGCAGAGAACTATCCCACGGTTGAAAAACTGGCGGCCGCCTCCGAAGACGAGGTATTAAAATTGTGGCAAGGACTTGGGTACTACTCCCGAGCACGAAATCTTCACTTTACCGCGAAAACAATCACCAGGGAGTTTGGTGGACAATTCCCAAAACAATACAGTGATATAATAAAACTAAAGGGAGTTGGCGAATACACGGCTGCCGCGATCGCCTCAATCTCCTACAAACAGCCATATGCAGTGGTGGACGGAAATGTCTACCGGGTACTTTCACGCATTTTTGGGATCGACACACCTATAGATAGTACAGAGGGAAAAAAAGCCTTCAAACAACTGGCGGAAGATTTGCTGGATCGCAATAATCCGGGAGACCACAACCAGGCAGTGATGGAATTCGGAGCAATACAATGCACTCCAAAAAATCCGAATTGCGCTGCCTGCCCCTTCTGCGACCGCTGTTTTGCTTTGCAGGGAAAAGCGATAGAACGCCTGCCTGTCAAACAAGGTAAAGTAAAGATCCGCCACCGTTATTTTAATTATCTGGTTTACGACCTCGAAGAATCTACCTTTTTGACCAAAAGAACCTCCAACGATATTTGGAAAAATCTTTATCAATTTCCCTTGATTGAAACAGCGTACAAAGCGGAAGTTGAAAGTTTGCACCTGGAATCAGAGCTACCTATTAATAATAGTATCGGTGATATCTCAGAGGTGACCGATTGGAAGAAACAAGTTTTAAGCCACCAGCACATTCACTATCGGTTTATTCACGTTCAGTTAAAAAACAAAAAAAATCTCCCAACCGATTTGATCGAAGTGAATAAAAAAGATATTTTTAACTTCGCTGTTCCAAAACCGGTCGAAAAACAACTAAATTATTTGAACTGGTTTTGATGCATTCGTATTGAGAAATGACACCGTTCATCACAAGAATAGCTACATTCATGAAATACTGATAGTTACAGAAACAAACAGACTATCATTTTTCGTACATTGAATGTTATTAATTTAAAACGAATCTAACTATGTCAGTAAACAAAGTTATTCTAATTGGCAATGTGGGACAGGATCCCGAGGTAAGACATCTGGATAAAGATGTGACTGTAGCTAACTTTTCATTGGCAACTTCAGAAAGTTATACCGCCAAAAACGGTGAAAAAGTAACCACAACCGAGTGGCACAATATCGTTGTTTGGCGAGGATTGGCTAAAGTAGTGGAACAATACGTAAGCAAAGGTGACAAACTGTACATTGAAGGCCGTATTCGCACCCGCTCGTGGGACGATAAAGACGGCAATAAGCGCTATACCACTGAGATATATGCTGACAACCTGGAAATGTTGACACCGAGAGGACAGTCGACCGGTGGTGGCCAGCAAATGTCGGAACCAAAAAATCAACAGGCAGAATCGGTTAATGAACCTGATTTTAGTTCATCGGAAGAAGATGACCTGCCATTTTAGTAACCAAAACATTAACTAATTGGAAACGGACCCTTTACCTCATTTACTTTCCCTGTCGTGGGATGTGTACTTCCACCCATTGACAGGTTCGGCTGTAATCAGCCTTTTTTTAATTGCATTATTACTTATTTCGTCTGCTCTGATTTCCGGCTCGGAAGTCGCTTATTTTTCGATAAGCCCTAAGGACCGCCAAATGTTGAGCAATCAAAAGGAAAAGAATAGTCATTTTATATTACACAATCTGGAGAATCCGGAAAAATTATTGGCTACCATCCTGGTGGCCAATAATTTTGTGAATGTAGGCATCGTCATTCTGTCGTCGTACGCCACTGAAATGCTGGTTGACTTTACGAATGCGCCTACAGTCGGCTTCATCTTCCAAATCATTGTCATTACTTTCTTCCTGCTGCTTTTCGGCGAAGTTATTCCGAAAGTTTATGCCACGCGGCACTCGTTGCGCGTCGCTCGAATTATGGCACTTCCGCTGAATGTATTGGAACGGATCTTCAGCCCGATCAACGCCATTCTGATTTACTCAACTTCATTTGTAAATCGCAGAATTCAAAAGCACTCACAAAACATCTCTGTTGATGAGTTGTCACAGGCGCTGGAGTTAACCGACGACCACGAGATCTCAGAAGACAAAGATATTCTGGAAGGAATCGTCAAGTTTGGGAATAAAAATGCTGTTGAAATCATGCGGCCACGCGTTGATGTTGAAGCCATCGACATCAAAGAATCACTCGACAAGCTGATCAACCTGATTAACGACTCTGGCTACTCGCGTATCCCGGTGTATTCGGAATCCTTCGATAATATTCGGGGAATTCTTTACATCAAAGATTTGCTCCCCTATACACACAATCGCGAAAATTTCCACTGGCAGTCCATCATCCGGCCACCCTTCTATGTTCCGGAAACCAAAAAAATTGATGACCTGTTGGAGGAGTTCCAAAAGAACAAGGTGCACATGGCCATTGTTGTTGACGAATACGGCGGCAGCTCCGGCATTGTGACACTCGAAGACATTCTGGAAGAAATTGTTGGCGAAATTGCCGATGAGTTTGATGAAGATGAAAACTACTTCACCAAAATAGCGGAGAATAAATACCTGTTTGATGGGAAGATTCTACTTAGCGATTTTTACAAGATTGTCGGGGTCGACGACCATGTTTTCGACGACTACAAAGGTGAAGCAGATACCCTGGCTGGGTTGATTCTGGAGCTGAAAGGTGAAATACCGGCGCTGAACGAGAAAATCTCGTGCCTCAACTTCATCTTCTCCATCGATAGTGTCGACAACAGACGGATTAAAAAAATTAAAGTCGAAATTAAATAGCATTCAAGCTCGTCAATGAAGAAACTGACATTTATTCTTATTCTGTACTTGTTCTTTTCGGCCTGTAACGAAACGCATATTCCGAAGCCGCGAGGTTATTTCCGAATCAGTTTCCCGGAGAAATCATTTCACGAAACCAGCGAAAAGTTGCCCTACTCATTCGAGCTGGCCGACTATTCGAAAATCGAATACAAACAAGGCAAACATGCCGAGGGAGAAGAATGGGTAAATGTGGTTACGCCGGCTAACAAAGCCGACCTTCATTTAACCTACCTGAAAGTTGACGGCGACCTGAATCACCATATCGAAGAATCGCGCAAACTGGCATACGATCACTCGATCAAAGCCGACGCGATTAACGAGCGTCTTTACATCAATCCGAAGGAACACGTCTACGGAACCATTTATTATATCGAGGGAAACGCAGCTTCTCCCCTGCAGTTTTATTTAACCGACAGCACCAGCCGTTTTTTGCGGGGAGCATTCTACATCCGTGAAATCCCAAATATCGACAGTATTCAACCGGTAATCGATTTCCTGGAGCCTGATGTAATCCACCTCATCGAAACATTCAAATGGGAATAGTTTTGGATGTATAATCGTAAATTTACCTTTCATTCGCCAAACAGAAAATGCCTCTTTTTCAACAATATCATATCGAAAACGGAATCCTGCTTCTTTGGGAGATGACAGAAAGCAAAGAGGAGATCCTTATGTTTGCGGGCGAATTTGAGCGAGATCCTAATTTCAAGCAGATAACCCACCCGCAACGACAACGCGAATGGCTCTGCGTCCGAAAATTGCTTCAATCTG harbors:
- a CDS encoding PepSY-associated TM helix domain-containing protein, coding for MFKNLIYQIHLYLGIASSIIMIVLCLTGTILVFEEEFIDAFDQSYRVSQNEGSNRLTLDEKIAKVEASTGKTVSGMMIYPEPEKNHTFVLSASGTGTPEGGHARPQQVWIDSYTGDLVAKPETGTADGFFHWVMQLHRWLLLDKKVGRPITGAATVIFLILSITGLILYAPAKLSRWLKRGSWFPIIGLKKAGNTNLILHKNYGWYALLPLLLMGFSALIWSYPGYYSALEKLLGDQLGKQRFDKTIPLNYQADSLAQRLSIEELIADADEALPYQTKIYRIDLPKTKDESIMIRKKSAAFVAYDAADKIQIDPYNGEILSVDEFKNWSFRQKVAALIRTIHIGSFIGLTSKIIYFLAALIATSLPVTGLLLWFKKLRSKKKRRQVQLV
- a CDS encoding protein-disulfide reductase DsbD family protein yields the protein MKKFSALILLALIALQSFAQIQEPVKWSFDSKQNGDEVQLIFKATIDEGWHLYDTQLPEGGPVPTSFHFNDNSQIEFVGKMTTNPAPIDKFDDTFQMELRYFGKKAEFIQVVKLKTTEPVTIDGYLEFMCCNDETCLPPTEVDFSFKTKAYTATEKEAAKPAVKETAVPEKKKEVTEVVETTSGEVSEAVTETTDDSAAGAVASTIDIAEKVESTPAAEGKVLTDKGKEGSAENLWMFLFFSFLAGLAAILTPCVFPMIPMTVSFFMHSGDTKAKSRMYAIFYGISIIAIYTIVGTVVALIFGPDIANWLSTHWIPNIIFFLVFMIFAFSFFGMFEIVLPSWLVNKSDSQVDKGGFMGSFFMALTLVLVSFSCTGPIVGAILVQSAGGAVLKPIVGMFGFSMAFALPFTLFALFPGWLNSLPKSGGWLNSVKVVLGFLELALGLKFLSVADQTYHWGILDREVYLAIWIVIFTLLGFYLLGKLKFSHDSDVKHVTVPRLMLSIASFAFVIYLIPGMFGAPLKAISGYMPPMSTHDFDLRTVVREEIKLSGGAGNGKVTGLDVKPKYREFLHLPHGLEGFFDYEEGMAYAKKVNKPVFIDFTGHGCVNCREMEANVWSDPRVLQRMMNDYVIIALYVDDKKELPEGEWVTSSYDGRVKKTIGKKYADFQITRFGVNAQPYYVLLDHAGKELTEPKAYDLNADNFVKFLDEGLANFKAQAN
- a CDS encoding methyltransferase family protein, with amino-acid sequence MQFIQLGLIILSLVPTLATLLLAYQIMRAGFSALGKPSINSALFYYSKSVVALVFALLIIVSFFPGFFLAMPLLIQNDIAAVQKLMSMIFLFAGNILLLPAYYTMGIFTRVGLPTSEHVLQTEGVYRVTRNPMYTSFFFFFAAGFLLIPSILLAVLMLVALILHHRIIKKEEVYLKSAFGEVYLDYKSQVARYL
- a CDS encoding SO_0444 family Cu/Zn efflux transporter → MTDFLLKYINELVYLMNEMAPWLLLGLVFAGLLKVFFPQDKVQKYMGKSNTKSAVNASILGIPMPLCSCGVIPTGISFFRNGASKGATNSFLISTPQTGVDSIFATYSMLGWPFAVLRPIVAFVTGIAGGILTNWLVKEKPAPKVAPKPAFAGFAMAAQPTKPATGSLLTVAPQVQSKSTNGATCNDTSCGCHSEPPKGNAFVQATHYAFIELLQDIAKWLIIGFLIAALISVILPDDFFSRFHGLGFLEILVILAASVPIYICATGSIPIAAVLLLKGVSPGAALVFLMAGPATNVATISVIGNTMGRKSLLVYLGTIIGGAIIFGMLTNWLIPADFILSKVMHIHNGEHEMLPMWVQIGSSIVLIGSLIFGYFYQRYEKTNQKATAMDFKTLKIEGMTCSHCEASVTRNLMKLDGIDEVIADKNTSEVKVSGKKIDLKAIEKVVDEIGYHYKGEI
- a CDS encoding helix-turn-helix domain-containing protein, with amino-acid sequence MQKFLFLLPFLLLSIQSVHAYELKGQVKLSEDWQPRVYLASIQSPENLFVASPDFVINEAFVDPDGNFTLSGNDLPEDPRFYRLYFVRNNSLAIEFTNDYQRNFIHLLLDNSTQLMVTDTGGGELFDHVKIEGSEANTILSDFEQSYFQKRIKLNEINTIAKRDFQSQSLNRSIRDFVVKCEDPMVGLFAVYHIDDRETDFLRNANFYFDFQERMKAAYPKALYTAAYDDLLNSLVGYRDLVCEIPKITKPWRTWIIWGQSILIIALLLWIWKLKSRKEVEEKIDYGQLLTEKERKIWESLAAGKTNKEIAADLFIELSTVKTHINNLYKRLGVANRKEAILLFNSQK